One Cohnella candidum genomic region harbors:
- a CDS encoding response regulator transcription factor, giving the protein MIRIVIADDQRLLRDGLQTMINLSDGMEVVGLAENGRKALELTGTLQPDLVLMDIQMPEMDGIESTRKIRALYPATKVLILTTYPEDDYIIDALVGGASGFLLKDLPGDKIIAAIRDTMAGTLLMPTAISAKLAARLSAGPASNYAAAHTAARTANPIPADQDPGFTDREWKIIELMAEGRSNREIANLLFISEGTIRNYISIIYSKIGVNDRLKAVNLLRGWLPPKS; this is encoded by the coding sequence ATGATCCGAATCGTGATCGCTGACGACCAACGGCTGCTGCGGGACGGCCTCCAGACGATGATCAACCTGTCCGACGGCATGGAAGTCGTCGGCCTGGCCGAGAACGGGCGCAAAGCGCTCGAGCTGACGGGGACGCTGCAACCCGACCTCGTGCTGATGGACATCCAGATGCCCGAAATGGACGGAATCGAGAGCACCCGCAAAATCCGCGCGCTCTACCCCGCAACGAAGGTCCTTATCCTGACGACCTATCCAGAAGATGATTACATCATCGACGCGCTGGTCGGCGGAGCGAGCGGCTTCCTGCTGAAAGACTTGCCGGGCGATAAGATCATCGCCGCCATCCGAGACACGATGGCCGGCACCTTACTGATGCCGACCGCCATCTCCGCCAAGCTCGCCGCTCGGCTGTCCGCCGGTCCCGCCTCCAACTACGCCGCCGCTCACACCGCCGCCCGCACGGCAAATCCGATTCCTGCGGACCAAGACCCCGGGTTCACGGACCGGGAATGGAAAATCATCGAGCTGATGGCCGAGGGCCGGAGCAATCGGGAAATCGCGAACCTTCTCTTCATCAGCGAAGGGACCATCCGCAACTACATCAGCATCATTTACAGCAAAATCGGGGTCAACGACCGCCTGAAAGCCGTTAACCTGCTGCGCGGCTGGCTGCCCCCCAAATCCTAA
- the nagA gene encoding N-acetylglucosamine-6-phosphate deacetylase yields the protein MSGPRECLIVGARVATPDGVLENGWIWLRDGKIAGLGGYEGSDSIPAEAANAVRVEGAGGWVLPGFIDMHVHGGAGHDFMDADAEELRTITRFHGRHGTTGMLATSMTSPREDLTRVLERVSRFIAGGMPYARLLGVHIEGPFVSLKWKGAQNPAYILPPQPEWLEGWVRDYPGLIRQQTLAPETEGALAYIEQLNAAGAVAACGHTDATYEEILKAADHGLRHAVHTFNAMRPYHHREPGTVGAVLTDPRIMAEVIADGHHVHPAGIKMLVAAKGSDGVILITDAMAAAGMPDGEYEIGGLPVVMAAGVARLKDGGSLAGSTLTMIDAFRFMVREVGVPIPAASKMASANPARQLGLDGEIGTLAADKRADVLLLDEGLELRGVWVGGERILEG from the coding sequence ATGAGCGGGCCGCGGGAATGTCTCATCGTCGGCGCTCGGGTCGCGACCCCGGACGGGGTGCTCGAAAACGGCTGGATTTGGCTGCGCGACGGCAAAATTGCGGGGCTAGGCGGGTATGAGGGTTCCGATTCCATTCCGGCTGAAGCCGCGAACGCGGTCCGGGTGGAAGGCGCCGGCGGCTGGGTGCTGCCCGGCTTCATCGACATGCACGTGCACGGCGGGGCCGGGCACGACTTCATGGACGCGGACGCCGAGGAGCTTCGGACGATCACCCGCTTCCACGGCCGTCACGGCACGACCGGCATGCTGGCCACCTCGATGACTTCGCCTCGGGAAGACCTGACGCGCGTGCTGGAACGGGTGAGCCGTTTTATCGCCGGCGGGATGCCTTATGCCCGGCTGCTCGGCGTTCACATCGAAGGGCCGTTCGTCAGCCTCAAATGGAAAGGCGCCCAAAATCCCGCCTACATCCTGCCTCCCCAGCCCGAATGGCTGGAGGGTTGGGTCCGCGATTACCCCGGGCTCATCCGGCAGCAGACGCTGGCGCCGGAAACGGAAGGCGCGCTCGCCTATATCGAACAGCTGAATGCGGCCGGCGCCGTAGCGGCCTGCGGCCACACGGACGCCACTTACGAAGAGATCCTGAAGGCGGCTGACCACGGGCTTCGCCATGCGGTCCACACCTTCAACGCGATGCGGCCTTATCACCATCGGGAGCCGGGAACCGTCGGCGCCGTGCTGACCGATCCCCGCATCATGGCGGAAGTGATCGCGGACGGCCACCACGTGCATCCTGCCGGGATCAAAATGCTCGTCGCGGCCAAAGGAAGCGACGGCGTCATCCTGATCACGGACGCGATGGCCGCAGCCGGCATGCCGGACGGCGAATACGAGATCGGCGGCCTGCCGGTCGTCATGGCGGCGGGCGTCGCGCGGCTGAAGGACGGCGGCAGCCTCGCCGGCAGCACGCTGACGATGATCGACGCGTTCCGCTTCATGGTCCGCGAGGTCGGCGTGCCGATCCCGGCCGCGAGCAAGATGGCCAGCGCCAATCCGGCGCGCCAGCTCGGCCTGGACGGGGAAATCGGCACGCTGGCGGCCGACAAGCGTGCCGACGTCCTATTGCTGGATGAGGGGCTGGAGCTGCGCGGCGTTTGGGTCGGCGGCGAACGGATATTGGAAGGTTGA
- the nagB gene encoding glucosamine-6-phosphate deaminase yields MNVLVFDTDDKLNEAGANIISGVVQTNPKAVLGLATGGTPVGIYRQLVSDYERGMFSFKNVTTFNLDEYVGLPEDHPESYHSYMRDHLFRHIDLPAAQAHLPNGNAPDPVAECSHYDEQIEQSGQIDLQLLGLGHNGHIGFNEPAHALIKGTHVVDLAEATLKANARYFSSMDEVPRQALTMGVGTILKAKMILLVVKGADKADIVARALKGPITTDCPASLLQTHPHLVVLLDRSAAEKLS; encoded by the coding sequence ATGAACGTACTGGTATTCGACACGGACGACAAGTTGAACGAGGCGGGGGCCAACATCATTTCGGGCGTCGTTCAGACGAATCCGAAGGCCGTGCTGGGGCTCGCCACCGGCGGAACGCCGGTCGGGATTTACCGGCAGCTGGTGAGCGACTACGAGCGGGGAATGTTCAGCTTCAAAAACGTCACCACGTTCAATCTCGACGAATACGTCGGCCTTCCGGAGGACCATCCCGAAAGCTACCATTCCTATATGCGGGACCATCTGTTCCGTCATATCGACCTGCCGGCCGCCCAAGCGCATCTGCCCAACGGCAACGCGCCGGATCCGGTCGCGGAATGCAGCCATTATGACGAGCAGATCGAGCAATCGGGCCAAATCGACCTGCAGCTGCTCGGACTTGGCCATAACGGCCACATCGGCTTCAATGAACCGGCCCACGCCTTGATCAAAGGGACGCACGTGGTGGATTTGGCCGAAGCTACGTTAAAAGCGAATGCCCGTTATTTCAGTTCCATGGACGAAGTGCCGCGCCAGGCGCTGACGATGGGCGTCGGAACGATCCTGAAAGCGAAAATGATCCTGCTCGTCGTCAAGGGAGCGGATAAAGCGGACATCGTCGCCCGCGCGCTCAAAGGACCGATCACGACGGATTGCCCGGCGTCGCTGCTGCAGACCCACCCCCATCTGGTCGTGCTGCTCGACCGTTCGGCGGCGGAGAAGCTGTCATGA
- a CDS encoding MurR/RpiR family transcriptional regulator → MSILSAIRDQMDSLHPKERELASFLLERPQEAAQLNITELARRAGSSTSTVSRFCRTFHFQNFPEFKRKLAAELAGQEAPTKYQDIVAGNPLADIVSAITANHLRSLSDTTQLLDLAQLRQAIDALHRAGRIDLYGSGTSGLVAQDFWSKLIRVGKAAAVFSDPHMQLTSAASLSSKDVAIGISYSGETPETIHSLRCASEQGALTVSVTRFGTNPLAAMADIRLFTSSSEAGMRRGDMASRMAALHVVDILFTGLVSEHFDEYVPRLERSFQTVRKYTGKEERNPR, encoded by the coding sequence GTGAGTATTTTATCCGCCATAAGGGACCAGATGGACAGCCTGCATCCCAAGGAGAGGGAACTGGCCTCCTTCTTGCTCGAGCGGCCCCAAGAAGCCGCGCAGCTCAACATCACGGAGCTCGCCCGCCGGGCAGGCAGCAGCACCTCCACGGTGTCGCGGTTTTGCCGAACGTTCCATTTTCAAAATTTCCCGGAGTTTAAACGAAAGCTCGCGGCCGAACTCGCCGGGCAAGAGGCGCCGACGAAGTACCAGGACATCGTGGCTGGAAATCCGTTGGCCGACATCGTGTCCGCCATTACCGCGAACCACCTGCGGTCGCTTTCGGATACGACCCAGCTGCTCGATCTGGCGCAGCTTCGGCAAGCGATCGATGCGCTGCACCGCGCCGGCCGAATCGATTTGTACGGCTCGGGGACTTCCGGCCTCGTCGCGCAGGATTTTTGGAGCAAGCTGATCCGCGTGGGCAAGGCGGCGGCCGTGTTCTCGGACCCGCACATGCAGTTGACCTCCGCGGCATCGCTGTCCTCCAAGGACGTGGCGATCGGCATTTCGTATTCGGGGGAAACGCCGGAGACGATCCACTCGCTGCGCTGCGCCTCGGAGCAAGGGGCGCTGACCGTTTCGGTCACCCGGTTCGGCACGAACCCGCTGGCCGCCATGGCCGACATCCGGCTATTCACCTCCTCGTCGGAGGCCGGCATGCGGCGGGGAGACATGGCGTCGCGGATGGCGGCGCTTCACGTCGTCGACATCCTGTTCACCGGGCTGGTCAGCGAGCATTTCGACGAATATGTCCCGCGGCTGGAACGTTCGTTCCAAACCGTCCGCAAATATACGGGGAAAGAGGAGAGGAATCCGCGATGA
- a CDS encoding LacI family DNA-binding transcriptional regulator, with protein MTAGSADQRTAIRDIAGALGLSASTVSRALNGVYGVNEETRRLVRDKAEELGYIPHYGAKQLVGKSSQLVGVIMPEFEFEASSGFVFLLPAIQRELQRIGKDAIFFSVPFSRYPPKRLSYFIGSRGLDACVALPAFHGGHPLMEEALELGIPCVNFEGVTGPRCSSVVADDYQGGYLAAKRLLEEGHRHIGHIRGPSGLRICAERYEGFRDALREYGIEHSEELLEGGDFSGTSGARAAAALIDRRPDMTALFCANDLMAAGAIQALSQMGIAVPDRVSVCGYDGDTYSAYTVPPLTTIRHSRDLYAEKAVVLLQELLAGRQGRTEKVPPTMLERQSIGRRHAD; from the coding sequence ATGACGGCGGGCTCGGCGGACCAACGGACCGCTATCCGGGACATCGCGGGCGCCCTTGGGCTCTCGGCGAGCACCGTCTCCCGGGCGCTGAACGGAGTTTACGGAGTCAACGAGGAGACGCGCCGCCTGGTGCGGGACAAAGCCGAGGAGCTCGGGTATATCCCGCACTACGGCGCCAAGCAGCTGGTCGGGAAGAGCAGCCAGCTCGTCGGAGTCATCATGCCCGAGTTTGAATTCGAGGCGAGCAGCGGTTTCGTGTTCCTGCTTCCGGCGATTCAGCGGGAACTGCAGCGCATCGGCAAGGACGCGATTTTCTTCTCCGTTCCGTTCTCGCGTTATCCGCCTAAACGGCTGTCCTACTTTATCGGTTCCCGCGGGCTCGACGCCTGCGTGGCGCTGCCCGCTTTCCATGGCGGGCACCCGCTGATGGAGGAAGCGCTGGAGCTCGGGATTCCATGCGTCAACTTCGAAGGCGTCACGGGCCCTCGGTGCTCCTCCGTCGTCGCCGACGATTATCAAGGCGGTTACCTGGCGGCCAAGCGGCTGCTCGAAGAGGGACACCGCCACATCGGGCATATCCGAGGTCCTTCGGGGCTGCGCATATGCGCGGAGAGGTACGAGGGATTCCGCGACGCTTTAAGGGAGTACGGGATCGAGCATTCGGAGGAGTTGCTGGAAGGCGGCGATTTCTCCGGCACGAGCGGCGCGCGAGCCGCGGCTGCCTTGATTGACAGGCGCCCCGACATGACGGCGCTGTTCTGCGCCAACGATTTGATGGCGGCCGGCGCGATCCAGGCGCTTTCGCAGATGGGGATTGCCGTGCCGGACCGCGTATCGGTCTGCGGATACGACGGGGATACCTACTCCGCTTACACGGTTCCTCCTCTCACGACGATCCGCCACTCCAGGGACTTGTACGCGGAGAAAGCCGTCGTGCTGCTGCAGGAGCTGCTCGCGGGGCGCCAGGGGAGAACGGAGAAGGTGCCACCGACGATGCTCGAACGGCAATCGATCGGGCGTCGACACGCGGATTAA
- a CDS encoding ABC transporter ATP-binding protein has translation MNAATPNIIEASGVKRTFGRGQGAVTVLKGVDIAIPPGRLIAFKGRSGSGKTTLINLLGALDRPTEGSVKFAGREVSVLTDRQRDEIRRTEMGLIFQSFALIPLMSAYENVEFILRISDFPAKDRKEAAIHALDQVGLKSRMHHRPFEMSGGEQQRTAIARAIAHRPKLLLADEPTAELDSRTGLHIIKVFRDLVQQHGMTVILTTHDPAIMEIVDQVYELEDGQIVAQH, from the coding sequence ATGAACGCCGCAACACCGAATATCATAGAAGCTTCCGGGGTCAAGCGGACCTTCGGACGGGGCCAAGGCGCGGTCACGGTGCTCAAAGGAGTGGACATCGCCATTCCGCCGGGGCGTCTGATCGCCTTCAAGGGCCGTTCCGGCTCCGGCAAGACGACGCTGATCAACCTGCTCGGCGCGCTCGACCGTCCGACGGAAGGCTCGGTCAAATTCGCGGGCCGCGAGGTGTCGGTCCTGACGGACCGCCAGAGGGACGAAATCAGGAGGACGGAAATGGGACTCATTTTCCAATCCTTCGCCTTGATCCCCTTGATGTCCGCCTACGAAAACGTGGAATTCATCCTGCGCATTTCGGATTTTCCGGCGAAGGACCGGAAGGAGGCCGCCATTCACGCGTTGGACCAGGTCGGTCTCAAGTCGAGGATGCACCATCGGCCGTTCGAAATGTCGGGCGGCGAGCAGCAGAGAACCGCCATCGCGCGGGCGATCGCCCACCGTCCCAAGCTGCTGCTGGCGGACGAACCGACGGCGGAGCTGGACAGCCGGACCGGCCTGCATATCATCAAGGTGTTCCGCGATTTGGTTCAGCAGCACGGGATGACCGTCATTCTGACGACGCACGATCCGGCCATTATGGAAATCGTCGATCAAGTATACGAACTGGAGGATGGACAAATTGTCGCGCAGCACTAA